A region of the Candidatus Binataceae bacterium genome:
TCTGTTTCTCATAGTCATTACCCCTGCTTTACCCGCGAGATGAATGTCGTGACTGTGAGCCACCCCAGGTCCCCACCCTGGCGAGCGGCCTGTGTGCGCCGCGCGAGCGTTTGACGCCGCTGCGCCAGCGCCAGCCAACCCCTTCTCCAGCACTCTGTTAGCGCCGGTCTCCCCGTTGGTTTGTTCTTCAACCCCTCGCATTAACCATCCCCTCAACCACCAACCGTCCGTTTTTAGCGTCCCCACCTCGCCAGAACGGATTGTTGCATGCTCTTATCGAACTGCGCGGAACATTGCAAGCGAAATTGGCTTAATTTTCTTTGCCTCGCCAAAACTCTTCGGCCTTCGCCTGACGCTCGGCAGCCCTAGCGCTTTTGGCTCATCGATTGCCAATGGGCACCGCCGTCGGCGCTGTAAACCACAGTCCCGTTGAGCCCCACTGCCAACTCGTCGTTACCCCGAATTGCGACATCGGCGATATCGTTGAAAGTCGGATTGATGACCGGCCACGTCGTGCTCTGCTGGTCCAGCTTGGCATGGATGAAGGTGCCTTCGGCCCCCGCCATCCAGAGCGATTGTGGCGACTGCTCCGCGGTCACGTACATCGCCCGATCCACCGGCAACTTGGTGGACTGCCACTTCTGCCCGCCGTCATTGGTGGCATCGACCATCCCGTTAAGCCCCACCACGTAGCCATTTTGAGGGCTCACGAAATCCACCGCGAACCAGGGCCCAAGTTGAAACAATTTCTCGTTGCCGCCCGCCTGCACCTGCCAAGTCTGGCCCGCGTCGGTGGTGTGCAGGATGGTCTCGAATTCTCCCACTGTCCATCCTTCGCCGCCGCTGGTCACAAAAACGTCAAAAAAGGTTAAATCCTGAAAGCGCTTGGTAACCCAGGTGTGGCCGCCATCCTGGGTATGCAGCAGCGAGCCTTCGCTCCCCACCGCGATCGCTCGCTGGCTGTCGATGATACCGACCTTCAGCAAACGGTCATGCCCCTTAGAGTCCTGCCGAGTCCAGGTGTTGCCACCGTCGCCGCTAAAAAAAATGATCCCGTCCTCGCCTACCGCCCAGGCCTGTTTCTCATCCGGACTGAAGCGCAAGCTGTAGATGTCGCGGTCCACGATCGAGCGCCGATGCCAGGTTTCGCCATGATCGGCGCTGGTCAGAATTAGGCCCCGGTTGCCGGCAATTACCCAGCTGCCATCCTGCTTGATGGTGGCGCTGAACAACGATTCCCAGGGGCGTGGCCCCATCGTTTCCTGCGACCGAATCAAGCCCTGCACGGGAGGATGGGTGCAGGCCTCCAACATCAGCCCCATAACCAGGGCAAGAGCCAAACTCCAAGCCAGACTTTTGCTAATTTTCACGAATCCTCACTTCTTTCTGCAACAGCAGGCAGCGTTATGCGCAAACCATAAGCCATTTGCGCGTCGCGCGGAAGACTTGTGTCGGCGTTTAGCGAAAAAGCGCCCGCACGTCAAGGCCGGTTGGCTTCAGCGCGCACCGCCAAGCCGCCGCCACGGGTCCGGACATGGTCCCGCTGTCCGTGGACGGCTACAGCGTATCGGCTCTTGCCGCTCTCACGACCTGCGCCGGTCACGGCCTACCTATGCGCGCAACGATCGAATGGCACAGCGTGCATCGCATCCGAGCTAGAGGTCCAAGCGCACGCGAGCGAGGCCGCCAGCTCGCCATTTCGCAGGGCGCACGAACCGCCAAATCGGCGAGTGGGGCAGTTGCGGGGGGCGGGACTGCTCCCGCCTGTGGTCAGAGCACAGAGGCAAAAAAAGAGCGGCCGCTTTGGCGGTCGCCCCTTTTGTCCCAAAGACCCCTCACGGGGCCGTTTAATGCTTGGTCTCGATCCGTTTGCCGTAGGTCACTTCGCCCTTGTCAACGCGCAGGCTGAAGCCGCACTCTGGATTGGTGCAAACCCACGCTTTAAAGATAACCGAAGCGCCTTCCTGGCCGTAGTCCGAAAGTGGGATGAGTGCCCCATTGTTGCACTTCTGGCACTTCGGCAACTCCATCGTCCGCGCCCTCCTTCATGCCGTTCCTCTGCCCGGCCCGTCCCAAGATTATACAACCATTGCTTGAGAATCAACGAATGACGGCGGAGGTGGTGACTGGCGCGAGCCGGCGTACTACCTTCGCATCGCGGGGGCAGAAGCAGACAGCAGTGCTACTTCAGGGCCTTGGCCGAAAAGCCCCGATCATTGAAACATAAAAGGCTGCGTTTGCCCTGCACGATAGTTTCCAGCACGCATTCCCTGCCCCACAAACGATGGAGGTAGCCCAGGGTCTTTTCCGCGTACTCCAGGTACAGGTCGCGCCCGTCGTGATAGTGGCGCAAATAGAGCGTGCGGTTTTGCCCGAAATCGGCGTCTTCAACCTTGATGACCGGGATTGCGTTGGTGCCGATGTTGCGGATCAAGTTCTCCTTCACCGTCCGCCACCCCTCGCTGTCGGAAACCTTGCTTACCACCAGTTCCTCCCCGCGCGGCTCGTACTGAAACAGATCCATCTGGCGCATCAGATCTTCGGTCAGGTAGCGACGTATGAAGGAGGTATCGCGCTCGACCTCGCGAGCCTCGAACAGCTTCTCTTCGCCGCTCTTGAGCGGAGGACCGTCGCGCTCAATCTCCTCGGCGGTGGGCGCGGTGTGACGACGGTAAAGATCTTCCCAAATTTTCAACCCCAAATGATAAGGGTTGAGTTGGCCGGGAATCGGCCGGACCACTTGGTTGTGACGCACGATGAACTCCAAGCGCATTCCTTGATCTAGATCCAAGGATTCCAGAATGCGCTTGTGCCAGTAGCTGGCCCATCCCTCGTTCATGATCTTGGTCTCGATCATGGGGATGAAATACTTGGCTTCTTCGTCCACGATGGTTAGCAGGTCGCGCTCCCATTCGGCGAGGAACGGATTGTAGTCGCGCAGGAACAGCAGTAAATCCTCCTCGGGCTCGTAGGGTACCCGGTGCAAATTGGGTTCGGTCCAGGGCTGGCGAGCGTGAATCTTCTTGTAGGGGTCCTCGGGCGGCCGCGCCTGCTCCAGGGCGCGATCGAGCTGCTCCTTCTGACTGAGTTTGCGAATCGCCAGGTTGCGCCGGCGCTGCAGCGAGAGCGCATGGGCGGCATCCAGGATGCGCTCGACCTTTTCGATCCCGATCGAGGGATCCTCCACGTAGCGCCGCACCCGCAGGGCGTGGGCCTTGAAGACCTCGATCGTGTATTGGGCGCGGGTGGTCTGATAGACGAAGTTGCGCTTGAAGAAATCGTTGTGTCCATATACGTGCGCGATGGTGAGGACCTGCAACAGCAGGCTGTTGTCGCGCATCAGGTAGGCCAGCGCCGGATTGGAGTTGATCACCATCTCATAGGGCAGGCCGCTGACCCCATGATCATACAGGGTCTTGAGCTTCTCGTAGGACTTGCCGTAGGACCAATGGGGATAATGGGAGGGCATCCCGGAGTAGGCCATGTAACCCAGCATCCCGTTGTGATCGCACAGCTCGAATTCCTGGGGATAGCAGTCCAGACCGAACTCGGCCACCTTTTCGCGAATTCGGACGTCCCAATCGACCAGCTCCTGAAGCTCGAAGTTAGCCATTCAAACCCCCGCCAAGCCGCTTACTGGATCCGCTCCTTGGCCAAGAAGGCCTTGAAGACCGGCCAGATGTCCTCTTTGCGCTCGATCAGCACGGTCTGAAAGTTGGGTGCCTCCAGCCGCCGAAACACGTTGAGCATGGAGGATTCATAGTAGCGCGAGCCCAGCGGCTTGATCTCGCCATAACCAAACAGGTTGCAAACCTCGGTCAACTCCTTGGCCGCGCGCAAAGCCGCGGGATTGTCGGAATCGAAATTGTCGCCGTCCGAGCAATGGAAGGCATAGATATTCCACAACGACGGATGATAGCGCTCGCGAATTATCTCCAACGCCTTCAGATAGCCCGAGGAAATGAAGGTCCCTCCCGACTCGCCTTTGTGGAAAAACTCCTCCTCGGTGACCTCGTTGGCCTCAGTATGATGAGCGATGAAGACGATCTCGACATTACGGTAACGGGTCGAGATGAATTGGTACAGCAGGAAGAAAAAGCTGCGGCCCAAATACTTTTTCATCGTATCCATCGAGCCCGAAGTATCCATGATGCACAGCACCACGGCGTTGGACTCTTTGCGCATTTCGGCTTCCACGTGGCGGTACTTGAGGTCGTCATCGTGGAAGGGAAAGCGCCGCTCGTCCTCCTCAGGCGCTGGCGTCTGGCCGGCCGCGCTCTGCGCGGCCGCGCGCACCCGCCCGCTGGCCAGCATGCGGGTAATGCGCTGCTTGGCGGTGCGTCGCTTGTCCAACCGCACCCGGATTCCGACCTTACGATAGCCTTTGCGCTTGGTGCTGCGCTCGGCCTCGACCTCGCGCATCGCCCGCCGCTCCATGTCGGGGAGCTCGAGATCCTCGAACATGATCTCGATCAGCTCCTCCAGGGTGACGTCGGTCTCGTAATAATCCACTCCCGGCCGATTGCCTGCCTTATCCTCGCCCTCGCCCTGCCCTTCGCGCCCGGTTTTACCCACCACTTGGCCGGGTTGGGTCTCGCCATCACCTTGGCCTACGCCCGGAGCGTTGTCCCCGTAAAGGAAGCGATACTCCTTGATACCGCGCAGCGGGACCTTGATGATGCGGTCGCGGTCTTTGCCGATAATCGATTCTTCGGCGATGATATCGGCAATATTGTCTCGAATCAGTTCGCGAACTTTTTGGCGATGGCGCAGGCGATCGCCAGCGGAGCGGTCCGAGCGCTCCGCATCGGAGGGCCGATACTCACGAAAAATCGCTTCGACCAGCGGCATTGCACTTCTCTCCTTCCAGGCATTATACTCCGCCCTCCCCGCATCCGGCATCAGCGGCTTGCCGCCATTGATAGTCTTCCCCGCCTGCCGTGTGGGAAGGGATCACACGGTCGTCTCCGGGGCGAGAGCAAAGTCACCCCGTGCCATGCCAGGCATGCTCGAAACACCATTCCGGGATTGCGCGCCGTTAGTCCTTCCAGAGATTATTGGCTGCATACTTGAGCACCACGTCCACGCACGACTCGCAGTAGCCGTTGTCCAGCAAATTCTTGACCATGGCGTGGTACTTGTCGGTCTGTTCCTCGTCACGGGTGCGAGCCTTGGTGATGATGCGCGAGATATCGCGTACCGAGGTCATCAGCTTCTTTTCGATCGCTTCCTTGAGTGGTTCATAGCTGCGATAGCTTATCTTCTCACCCCGGCGCGAAGCCGACCACAGGTACGCGATCACCTCTTGACGAAAGCCTTCGGCGGCCGAGCCGATGATCGCTATCTGCTCCTCGATCGATTTCAGGAAGCCCTCGTCCGGAGTCAACTCCTCCTTGGTGTTGCGGTCGCGCACCTTGGTCTTGTTGACGTAGGCTTCGGCATGATCCAGGTAGTTCTGGAATAGTGCTTCGGCCTGCTCCTGGTAGGAGTAAACGAAGGCGCGGGTGATCTCCTTCTCCAGCAGCTCCAAATATTCCTTGTGCAGGGTATCCTGGAGGAATTCGAGGTACTGTTTGCGCGTGTCGTCGGGCAAATCACCTTCCTTGGTCATCTGGATCAGCGACTCGCGCACATTGATCGGGTTGATGCAGTTGCCTAGCACGTTATCGGACAGGGCATTGTCCAGCGCCTTCATGATGAAGCGGGTGGAGATCCCCGACATCCCCTCGCGTTTGGCGTCTTCCTTGAGCTCCTGCACGTCGATCTTCTTGGTCCGTCCCTTCTCGATTACCTCTTCGCCGTTATAAAGCTTGAGCTTGGTCATCAGATCGCACTTGGAGCTAGGCTCCAGGCGCGAGAGCAAGGCGAACATCGAAGCCAATTCCAGAGTATGGGGCGCGACGTGGGCACGGAAGTCGGAGTTGCGGATGATCTTCTGGTAGATCTTGACCTCTTCGGACAGCCGCAGATTGTAGGGCACCTTGACCACCACGATGCGGTCCAGAATGGCTTCGTTGGTGTGGTCGGCCTTGAATTTCTGCCACTCAGCCTCGTTGGAATGAGCCACGATGCAGGTATCGACATAAACCATGCCATGGCGACCCGGCGCCGGGATCACCTTTTCCTGGGTTGCGGTGATCATTGCGTGCAGGTACTCGGTCTCGTTCTTGAACACCTCGATAAACTCGACCAACCCGCGGTTGCCCACGTTGAGCGCGCCGTTGAGCTCCAGCACCCGCGGATCGCCCTCCGAATATTGATCCAGCTTGGAAATATCCTCCGAGCCGATTAGGACCGAGGTGTCCTGGTTGTTGGGATCCACCGGCGGCACAACCCCGATTCCGATCCGGTTGCGCTTGGAGAAGTTGCGGGTTTCCACCGGAAACTCCTCGTAGCGCTGGCCAAATTCCTCCTTGAGCCGGTAGCGACACACCGGACATAAGTCACCCTCGATGTGCACGCCCAGCATCTTCTCGAATTCCTTGCGCAAATGACGCGGAATCAGATGCAGGGGTTCCTCATGCATCGGGCAGCCCTCGATCGAATAAATCGGGCTGGCCTGCTCCAGTCCACGCTGCAAGCGCTCGACCAAAGAGCTTTTGCCCGAACCCACCGGCCCCATCAGATAGAGCACCTGGCGGCTTTCCTCGCCCTTGAGCGAAGCCGAATGGAAGTAGCGCACCAAATGCGCAATGGTCTTTTCGATGCCGAAAAATTCGTCGGCAAAGAAATTAAACACCTTAATCGGCTCGTCCTTGTACAGGCGGCGCGTGCGCGGATCGTCGCTTTGCTGGATGTCGCGCACGCCGCTGGAAATGACAAGGTCGTAGATGCGAGCGTGAGCCAGCTTGGCGAGGGTCGGATCGGCCTTCACCAGGTCCAGATAGTCCAAGAGGGTCCCGCGCCATTGCTGCGAGGCGCGCAGAGCCCGGTCCTCTTTGATGACTCGCTGAAAGGCGCTGTCTTCGACCATTCGCTAACTCCTTGCGTTCGGGGCGTCGGTGATCAAGCGCTGTAAATGTAGGTGCACCCTGTTAGTGGAAGAAAAAAGACCCGGGCTATTTTCGCATAGCCCCACTGAATTATAACGAAGCGGGCGTCGCACAATCAAGCTGATTTTCCAGCCTCCCCGCTCGGTCCGACCCGTCATGCTCAATCCGGCTCTGTCAACGCCGCCTCGTTGACTGCCAAAGTATTGATCAATTGCCATTCCCCGCCCGCCCGCGCTAGTTGCGCGGCGTAGACCCGATCGTCGTGGGCGAAGGATAGCCACCACCGCTGTGCCAGCACCCGTTCCAGCCACTGTGACTTGCGTTCCATGGTGGTCAGCGGATCCAGGTCGTAGGCCTGATTCCACGGCCCCTTCAAATGTGAGCGGGTCGGCACCAGGTCGGCTAAATGAACCAACCCCGCGCCGCCATCGCATAGGGTCACGATCTGATGGTCGCACGTGTGACCACCACTGACCGACGTCGTCAGCCCGGTTATGATCGTGCTTGAACCCGCGAGCAACTCGACGCGCGCGGCCAACGGCTCCAGGCATTCGTTGACATGGCGGTAGGCCGCCCGCAAGCGCGGGTTGGGATGTTCGCGCGCAATCTCGAACTCGCCGCGCTGGATGAAATGGCGGGCGCGCGGGAAAGCCGCACTCCACCCACCGCTAGCGGTTCGCCGGACTACTCCGCCCACATGGTCGAAATGCAGATGGCTCAGCACCACGTGGGTGATATCGCCCGCTTCCAGCCCCAGCGCCGCCAAGCCCTCAAGCAGCCAGCCTTCGCCATGGTCGAAGATGCGCCGCTCCACCTCGCTGAGCCGGTTGCCGATTCCGCAGTCCAACAGGATCGCATCGCGGCCGCGCATGATCAGGGGACAGGTCAGATTGAGGCGCACGCGATTGTGTTGGTCGGGCGGGTGGTGGCGTTGCCACAAGGGACGCGGAACCACCCCGAACATGCAGCCGCCATCGTTGCGCCACAACCCATCGCTCAAGAAGGCGACGCGAAATTCACCGATCGTAATAAGCGGCGGTTGAACCACCCGCGATTTCCTTTTGCGACACCAAGCTTCGCGACCCTGATCCAGCGCTATCGTTCACTTTACGATCCTACCAGCCACA
Encoded here:
- a CDS encoding YCF48-related protein, coding for MKISKSLAWSLALALVMGLMLEACTHPPVQGLIRSQETMGPRPWESLFSATIKQDGSWVIAGNRGLILTSADHGETWHRRSIVDRDIYSLRFSPDEKQAWAVGEDGIIFFSGDGGNTWTRQDSKGHDRLLKVGIIDSQRAIAVGSEGSLLHTQDGGHTWVTKRFQDLTFFDVFVTSGGEGWTVGEFETILHTTDAGQTWQVQAGGNEKLFQLGPWFAVDFVSPQNGYVVGLNGMVDATNDGGQKWQSTKLPVDRAMYVTAEQSPQSLWMAGAEGTFIHAKLDQQSTTWPVINPTFNDIADVAIRGNDELAVGLNGTVVYSADGGAHWQSMSQKR
- a CDS encoding SpoVR family protein, which gives rise to MANFELQELVDWDVRIREKVAEFGLDCYPQEFELCDHNGMLGYMAYSGMPSHYPHWSYGKSYEKLKTLYDHGVSGLPYEMVINSNPALAYLMRDNSLLLQVLTIAHVYGHNDFFKRNFVYQTTRAQYTIEVFKAHALRVRRYVEDPSIGIEKVERILDAAHALSLQRRRNLAIRKLSQKEQLDRALEQARPPEDPYKKIHARQPWTEPNLHRVPYEPEEDLLLFLRDYNPFLAEWERDLLTIVDEEAKYFIPMIETKIMNEGWASYWHKRILESLDLDQGMRLEFIVRHNQVVRPIPGQLNPYHLGLKIWEDLYRRHTAPTAEEIERDGPPLKSGEEKLFEAREVERDTSFIRRYLTEDLMRQMDLFQYEPRGEELVVSKVSDSEGWRTVKENLIRNIGTNAIPVIKVEDADFGQNRTLYLRHYHDGRDLYLEYAEKTLGYLHRLWGRECVLETIVQGKRSLLCFNDRGFSAKALK
- the yhbH gene encoding sporulation protein YhbH; amino-acid sequence: MPLVEAIFREYRPSDAERSDRSAGDRLRHRQKVRELIRDNIADIIAEESIIGKDRDRIIKVPLRGIKEYRFLYGDNAPGVGQGDGETQPGQVVGKTGREGQGEGEDKAGNRPGVDYYETDVTLEELIEIMFEDLELPDMERRAMREVEAERSTKRKGYRKVGIRVRLDKRRTAKQRITRMLASGRVRAAAQSAAGQTPAPEEDERRFPFHDDDLKYRHVEAEMRKESNAVVLCIMDTSGSMDTMKKYLGRSFFFLLYQFISTRYRNVEIVFIAHHTEANEVTEEEFFHKGESGGTFISSGYLKALEIIRERYHPSLWNIYAFHCSDGDNFDSDNPAALRAAKELTEVCNLFGYGEIKPLGSRYYESSMLNVFRRLEAPNFQTVLIERKEDIWPVFKAFLAKERIQ
- a CDS encoding MBL fold metallo-hydrolase, producing MVQPPLITIGEFRVAFLSDGLWRNDGGCMFGVVPRPLWQRHHPPDQHNRVRLNLTCPLIMRGRDAILLDCGIGNRLSEVERRIFDHGEGWLLEGLAALGLEAGDITHVVLSHLHFDHVGGVVRRTASGGWSAAFPRARHFIQRGEFEIAREHPNPRLRAAYRHVNECLEPLAARVELLAGSSTIITGLTTSVSGGHTCDHQIVTLCDGGAGLVHLADLVPTRSHLKGPWNQAYDLDPLTTMERKSQWLERVLAQRWWLSFAHDDRVYAAQLARAGGEWQLINTLAVNEAALTEPD